In a single window of the Leptospira harrisiae genome:
- a CDS encoding helix-turn-helix domain-containing protein: protein MFSPSQYFGEYLNFFLLFSALLGFLYAIGEFFSYHKNRKQILLGIIFLGTSYLLFNFYLISSGKIKFLYPFFLTDLPIVACLGVLLDEYFLTILEGKFRSFRRLSYRIVPLVFLFVLIVFWNFWNKTIYLENQSNGLNPFLSRPLFLVLPTILIYIWCLLRIFRRISKQIRWSTFRNNYTLKIGILIVGFCLALSLNGLITLAKGGQTAHQLSGIAIGIFLCFLYVLRQSYPDFFLEVRKIVEDEKKAKISQISKLDHQQVRNKLQDLFEKEKIYREEKLSLRELAERMDLSSHQLSEFLNTEIKQSFYQYTNFYRVNEAKEKIEKEPDRSLLAIAYDVGFGSKSTFNEAFKKETGTTPREYREKNLKKHPVRSIRS, encoded by the coding sequence ATGTTCTCTCCTTCCCAATATTTCGGTGAATATTTAAATTTTTTCCTACTGTTTTCTGCATTACTCGGATTTCTATATGCAATCGGAGAATTTTTTAGTTATCATAAAAACAGAAAACAAATTCTCTTAGGAATCATCTTCCTCGGAACAAGTTACTTATTATTTAACTTTTACTTAATTTCTTCAGGAAAAATCAAGTTTCTGTATCCCTTTTTTTTAACGGATTTACCAATTGTTGCCTGTCTTGGTGTTTTACTCGATGAATATTTCCTAACGATTTTGGAAGGTAAATTCCGATCCTTTCGAAGGCTTTCTTACCGAATTGTTCCTTTGGTTTTCTTATTTGTTTTGATTGTATTTTGGAATTTTTGGAACAAAACAATTTATTTAGAAAACCAATCTAATGGTTTGAATCCGTTTTTAAGTCGGCCATTATTTTTAGTTTTGCCTACCATTTTGATTTATATTTGGTGTTTGCTTCGTATTTTTCGAAGGATATCCAAACAAATCCGTTGGAGTACGTTTCGAAACAATTACACTTTAAAAATCGGTATTCTCATCGTCGGGTTTTGTTTGGCATTATCTTTGAATGGTCTCATTACTTTGGCCAAGGGAGGACAAACTGCGCACCAATTGTCAGGTATTGCGATCGGAATTTTTTTGTGTTTTTTATATGTGCTGAGGCAAAGTTACCCAGATTTCTTTTTGGAAGTTCGAAAAATCGTAGAAGATGAAAAAAAAGCAAAGATTTCACAAATTTCCAAACTAGACCATCAGCAGGTTCGGAACAAACTTCAAGATTTATTCGAAAAAGAAAAGATATATCGTGAAGAAAAATTAAGTCTTCGTGAATTAGCGGAAAGAATGGACCTAAGTTCCCACCAACTCTCCGAATTTTTAAACACAGAAATCAAACAAAGCTTTTATCAATATACAAATTTCTACCGAGTGAATGAAGCGAAGGAAAAAATTGAAAAAGAACCCGATCGCTCCCTTCTTGCCATAGCCTATGATGTGGGTTTTGGATCCAAATCTACCTTCAATGAAGCCTTCAAAAAGGAAACAGGGACCACACCAAGGGAATATAGAGAAAAAAACCTGAAAAAACATCCAGTTCGATCCATTCGGTCGTAG
- the aroA gene encoding 3-phosphoshikimate 1-carboxyvinyltransferase has protein sequence MLKPQIKLSAKKEIYVPGDKSISHRSVLFSALAQGKSEIHGFLEGEDPLHTLNCFVSLGLSVESLGKGSYSVQSPGKQNLKSPAGVLDFGNAGTGIRLSAGLLAGLPQMNATLTGDASLCKRPMARIMNPLREMGADIVSVEGNDRAPLRVTGKQLKSYSYTSPIASAQIKSALVLATLASEISIDYKESEVSRDHTENMIRFLGGNIKHHSPLHFTVEPPYHFEGAKFVIPGDISSAAFYIVFGLCVGGTEPLLIRNIGLNPSRVGIITVLKNMGGKIEVIAKRQECGEEIGDLLVYPSKLKRSVITEDLIPSIIDEIPILTIAGLFSEGGFQISHAEELRAKESDRILSMVSNLERLGVVVNESEDGYEFGEVKEIKTSHIETFMDHRIAMSFAILSKLSGVELTFDDTSWVDTSFPGFFDILKSF, from the coding sequence ATGTTGAAGCCCCAAATCAAATTAAGTGCAAAAAAAGAAATTTATGTCCCGGGAGATAAGTCCATCTCGCATCGGTCGGTACTCTTTAGTGCACTGGCCCAAGGAAAATCGGAAATTCATGGTTTTTTAGAAGGAGAAGATCCCCTACATACCTTAAATTGTTTTGTCAGTTTAGGGCTTTCGGTGGAGTCATTGGGGAAAGGAAGTTATTCCGTACAAAGCCCAGGAAAACAAAACTTAAAATCTCCCGCTGGCGTTCTGGATTTTGGCAATGCAGGAACCGGTATCAGGCTTTCTGCGGGACTTCTTGCGGGTCTTCCACAAATGAATGCCACTTTGACTGGTGATGCTTCGCTTTGCAAACGTCCTATGGCAAGGATCATGAATCCACTGCGCGAAATGGGTGCGGATATTGTGTCAGTTGAAGGCAATGATCGGGCTCCTCTTCGAGTGACTGGCAAACAACTAAAAAGTTATTCGTATACCAGTCCGATTGCCTCGGCACAAATCAAAAGTGCTTTGGTACTTGCGACCCTTGCTTCAGAGATTTCCATCGATTACAAAGAATCAGAGGTTTCTCGTGACCATACAGAAAATATGATTCGATTTCTCGGTGGGAACATCAAACACCATTCTCCTCTGCATTTTACTGTAGAACCTCCTTATCATTTTGAAGGGGCTAAGTTTGTAATTCCTGGAGATATTTCCAGTGCAGCCTTTTATATCGTTTTTGGACTTTGTGTGGGAGGAACAGAACCTCTTCTCATTCGTAACATTGGACTCAATCCTTCCCGTGTAGGGATCATCACTGTTTTAAAAAATATGGGTGGCAAAATTGAAGTCATCGCCAAACGCCAAGAATGTGGTGAAGAGATCGGGGATTTGCTCGTTTATCCTTCAAAACTTAAAAGGTCAGTGATTACTGAAGATTTGATTCCTTCTATCATTGATGAAATTCCAATCCTTACAATTGCAGGATTATTTTCGGAAGGTGGATTCCAAATCTCTCATGCGGAAGAACTTCGTGCGAAAGAATCGGATCGCATTTTATCGATGGTTTCAAATCTCGAAAGGCTGGGAGTTGTTGTAAACGAATCCGAAGATGGGTATGAATTTGGGGAAGTAAAAGAAATCAAAACTTCTCATATCGAAACCTTTATGGATCACAGGATTGCGATGAGTTTTGCAATTCTTTCGAAACTTTCGGGTGTCGAACTTACGTTTGATGATACAAGTTGGGTAGACACAAGTTTCCCAGGGTTTTTTGATATTCTCAAATCTTTTTAA